The following proteins are encoded in a genomic region of Huiozyma naganishii CBS 8797 chromosome 9, complete genome:
- the ISA1 gene encoding Fe-binding Fe/S cluster assembly protein ISA1 (similar to Saccharomyces cerevisiae ISA1 (YLL027W); ancestral locus Anc_4.31), whose protein sequence is MIRRSTMLMDPAGSASLTSSSSSSSRPAPQSTPQFKFIIPQMTPPKAPPKFKWSSHSLPSKEAWKRQAVLQKAKDAEMEKKRIEAQQLIKDAQTTTSSGAAASTQKKKRRTLRPRKAVISLSPKAIAHLKALLDEPEPRMIRVSTRNRGCSGTTYDLQYVTKPEKFDEVVEQDGIKIVIDSRALFSVVGSEMDWIDDKLNTKFVFKNPNSKGTCGCGESFMV, encoded by the coding sequence ATGATACGAAGAAGCACGATGCTGATGGACCCAGCCGGGTCAGCGTCATTGacatcgtcgtcatcgtcgtcgtcgcgGCCTGCTCCACAGTCTACCCCACAATTCAAGTTTATTATTCCTCAGATGACTCCTCCAAAGGCACCTCCCAAATTCAAGTGGTCTAGCCATTCGTTACCTTCAAAGGAGGCATGGAAAAGACAGGCTGTATTGCAAAAGGCGAAAGATGCAGaaatggagaagaaacgcATAGAGGCACAGCAGTTGATTAAAGACGCTCAAACAACCACAAGCAGCGGGGCAGCGGCCTCTacacagaagaaaaagaggaggacgctAAGACCCCGTAAAGCAGTAATCTCGCTGAGCCCTAAAGCGATCGCACACTTAAAGGCCCTGCTCGATGAACCAGAGCCACGTATGATCAGGGTCAGCACAAGGAACAGGGGTTGTTCTGGGACCACTTACGATTTACAGTACGTAACCAAACCGGAAAAGTTTGACGAAGTCGTGGAACAAGATGGAATCAAGATAGTCATCGACTCAAGGGCGCTGTTCAGTGTCGTTGGCAGCGAGATGGACTGGATCGACGACAAACTGAACACAAAATTCGTCTTTAAAAACCCAAACTCAAAGGGAACCTGTGGCTGTGGTGAGAGTTTCATGGTATGA
- the FRA1 gene encoding aminopeptidase P (similar to Saccharomyces cerevisiae YLL029W; ancestral locus Anc_4.29), protein MNSTLGTSTIPRGLIHRPSAGRTTRPCDNCTCSPGLLSRQGRRASQFLKKMENNRRHKKRESVIGDDLSIYSSDSLCQSNKEVNTTKRLAALRKQMAKHKLCCYIVPSEDEHQSEYVSLHDQRRSFISGFTGSAGVACITRDLMNFNEDHEEGKSILSTDGRYFNQASQELDFNWTLLRQGIDTLSWQEWCIREAKEMSEGLGGKEVRIGVDPRLISYEQVVAFLKLLKESMHGTGANVELVPIDENLIDNIWPQFETVPEKPRNELLKLDHAYHGEEFSLKRERVVKQLGELGSENSPNHEFIVVALDEIAWLLNLRGSDIEYNPVFNAYLVLNNKDETNLFCDDPFNDDIKQCFEKNNISVKPYKSIWEHLEVSAASALEIENDKERTEFLIPDMSSWQLARSVCATQYKIIHSPIDVFKSVKNSTEINCAHNAQVKDAVCLVQYFAWLENELNAKEMLIDEYRAAKKLIEIRKTQKNFKGNSFATISATGANAAIIHYEPPEEGSSMIDPSKIYLCDSGSQFFEGTTDITRTVHFNTPSQEEIDNYTLVLKGNLALERLVFPEGTSGYNLDVIARQFLWSQGLDYRHGTGHGVGSFLNVHEGPIGIGFRPHLANFPLQAGNVITNEPGYYKDGEYGIRIENDMLIKEAEHLQFGDRKFLKFENMTLVPYCRRLINVDLLTKQERHQINEYHARIWDKIVQFIPTRSITHKWLKRETQPL, encoded by the coding sequence ATGAACTCTACTTTAGGCACGTCAACGATCCCAAGAGGTCTAATTCATCGACCTTCAGCGGGGAGAACCACGAGACCATGTGATAACTGTACCTGCTCGCCAGGACTGCTTTCGAGGCAGGGGCGGAGAGCATCCCAGTTtttaaagaaaatggaaaataACAGAAGGcacaagaagagagagtCCGTTATCGGTGACGACCTTTCCATCTATTCTTCAGACTCGTTATGCCAGTCGAATAAAGAGGTCAATACTACGAAAAGACTTGCTGCGCTGAGGAAACAGATGGCCAAGCACAAACTGTGCTGCTACATTGTACCCAGCGAGGATGAGCACCAGTCAGAATACGTATCCCTTCACgaccaaagaagaagttttaTATCCGGGTTTACGGGCTCTGCAGGGGTCGCTTGCATAACCAGGGATTTAATGAATTTTAACGAAGATCATGAGGAAGGTAAATCCATCTTGTCCACAGATGGCAGGTATTTCAACCAAGCATCGCAGGAACTGGACTTTAACTGGACCCTGTTGCGACAAGGTATCGACACACTCTCGTGGCAGGAATGGTGTATCCGGGAAGCTAAGGAGATGTCGGAGGGCCTTGGAGGGAAAGAGGTTAGAATAGGCGTGGACCCAAGACTAATTTCCTACGAACAGGTAGTTGCATTTTTGAAGCTGCTGAAGGAGAGCATGCACGGCACTGGCGCTAATGTTGAGTTAGTTCCTATTGATGAGAATTTAATCGATAATATTTGGCCGcagtttgaaactgttcctGAAAAACCTCGTAACGAACTGTTAAAACTGGACCATGCTTACCACGGTGAGGaattttctttgaagagggaaCGCGTGGTCAAACAATTAGGGGAACTCGGGTCTGAGAACTCCCCAAACCATGAATTCATTGTTGTAGCATTGGATGAGATTGCATGGCTATTGAACCTGAGGGGATCCGACATTGAATACAACCCCGTTTTCAACGCGTACCTTGTACTCAATAATAAAGACGAGACAAATCTTTTCTGCGATGATCCATTCAATGACGATATCAAACAgtgctttgaaaagaacaacattTCAGTTAAACCGTACAAGAGTATATGGGAACATCTTGAGGTCAGTGCTGCGTCTGCATTAGAAATTGAAAACGACAAAGAAAGAACGGAATTTCTCATCCCGGATATGTCTTCGTGGCAACTTGCCCGTTCTGTGTGCGCAACCCAGTACAAGATAATTCATTCACCTATTGACGTTTTCAAATCTGTGAAGAACTCGACGGAGATAAACTGTGCCCATAATGCGCAAGTCAAGGACGCGGTCTGTCTAGTACAATATTTTGCCTGGTTGGAAAATGAATTGAATGCGAAAGAGATGCTAATCGATGAGTACCGTGCTGCAAAGAAGCTGATTGAGATTAGGAAAACCcagaaaaatttcaaaggTAACTCATTTGCGACCATTTCCGCGACGGGTGCCAATGCGGCAATAATTCATTACGAACCACCAGAGGAAGGGTCATCCATGATCGATCCCTCCAAGATATATTTATGCGACTCTGGTTcccaattttttgaaggcACAACTGACATTACCAGGACTGTGCATTTCAACACGCCGTCTCAGGAGGAGATTGACAACTACACTCTTGTTCTGAAGGGGAACTTGGCGCTAGAGAGATTAGTGTTTCCCGAGGGGACCTCAGGGTATAATCTCGACGTCATTGCAAGACAGTTTCTTTGGTCCCAGGGGCTAGACTACAGGCACGGCACTGGCCATGGTGTAGGTTCCTTCCTCAACGTTCACGAGGGCCCCATCGGGATTGGATTTAGACCACACTTGGCTAACTTCCCCTTGCAGGCAGGCAATGTGATCACCAACGAGCCTGGCTACTACAAGGACGGTGAGTACGGGATTAGGATTGAAAACGACATGCTAATCAAGGAGGCGGAACACTTACAATTCGGTGATCggaaatttttgaagtttgaaaACATGACATTGGTTCCCTACTGTAGGCGACTAATCAACGTCGATTTGCTCACAAAACAGGAAAGACACCAGATTAACGAGTACCACGCACGGATCTGGGACAAGATTGTACAGTTTATCCCCACGCGTAGCATAACGCACAAATGGCTGAAGCGGGAGACGCAACCGTTGTGA
- the TPO1 gene encoding polyamine transporter TPO1 (similar to Saccharomyces cerevisiae TPO1 (YLL028W); ancestral locus Anc_4.30) — translation MSADSNEHTSVSSVTQKERDDLSQDSSSLSPAGSSSASASAPGSMVSDLVGFTGQGTSEKPGNHLDGLSLQKTDTITSRAESAVDMNRRLSKILTGQYDEQDKIEVDYSNTLPMGGDRAYPPALPDAEQYVVTFDGPNDPLHPFNWSLKKKVMICVVLCLDCLCITMASSIFASAVPQICEKYHVIQVVAILGITLFVLGFAASPIIYAPLSEIYGRKGVLVIAAFGFALFQFAVATAENLQTIFICRFFGGLIGAAPMAVVPAAFADMFDTNMRGKAICLFSLGVFVGPILSPVMGSYIAQRTTWRWLEYVVGCFASFNFLLLSYFYDETHHPIILVRKAKQMRRETNNWGIHAAHESVELSIKDIIQKTVTRPLIMLCVEPTLLIITIYNSFVYGILYLMLEAYPIVFVEGYGYRENGELPYIALIIGMLVCAAFIWYFEGDYLKRVRKAGKLVPEARLYPMIYAGIVFPIGILWFCWTGYYPKKIHWICPTIGGSFIGFGLMGIFLPCLNYIIESYLLVAASAVAANTFLRSAFGAAFPLFAGYMFRGMGTGWAGLLLGLFAAAMIPVPFFFLKYGARIRSHSKFGFSN, via the coding sequence ATGTCTGCTGATTCTAACGAACATACCAGCGTTTCTTCTGTAACccagaaagagagagacgATTTGTCCCAGGActcctcttctctctcaCCTGCTGGGagttcttctgcttctgcttctgCACCTGGTTCGATGGTTTCCGATCTTGTAGGATTCACGGGGCAAGGTACCAGTGAGAAACCGGGGAACCACCTGGATGgtctttctcttcaaaagacAGACACCATTACTTCTCGTGCTGAGTCTGCGGTTGATATGAACAGGAGACTGTCCAAGATTCTTACCGGTCAGTACGACGAACAAGATAAAATCGAGGTGGATTACTCCAATACGCTCCCCATGGGGGGTGATAGAGCGTACCCTCCAGCTTTACCGGATGCTGAGCAATATGTTGTAACGTTTGATGGACCAAACGACCCATTGCACCCGTTCAACTGGTcgttgaaaaagaaggtcatGATTTGTGTGGTTTTATGTTTGGACTGTCTCTGTATTACCATGGCGAGTAGTATTTTTGCCTCTGCTGTTCCTCAAATCTGCGAAAAATACCATGTTATTCAAGTTGTTGCCATCCTGGGGATTACCCTCTTTGTCTTGGGGTTTGCTGCATCCCCAATCATATATGCGCCACTGTCGGAAATCTACGGTAGGAAAGGTGTATTGGTTATAGCTGCATTCGGGTTCGCCTTATTCCAATTTGCCGTAGCCACTGCGGAAAACTTACAAACTATTTTCATCTGTAGGTTTTTCGGTGGGTTAATCGGTGCTGCCCCAATGGCTGTTGTGCCAGCTGCCTTCGCAGACATGTTCGACACAAATATGAGAGGTAAAGCTATTTGTCTCTTTTCACTTGGTGTATTCGTCGGTCCTATTCTATCCCCAGTCATGGGTTCCTACATCGCTCAGAGAACTACATGGAGATGGTTGGAATACGTTGTTGGCTGTTTTGCTAGTTTTAACTTCCTCTTGTTAAGTTATTTTTACGATGAAACTCACCATCCAATTATTCTAGTTCGTAAGGCAAAGCAAATGAGACGGGAAACCAACAATTGGGGGATTCACGCTGCACACGAAAGTGTGGAACTGTCCATTAAAGATATCATTCAAAAGACGGTGACAAGACCCTTGATCATGCTGTGTGTCGAACCAACTTTACTAATTATCACGATTTACAATTCGTTCGTTTATGGTATCCTTTACTTGATGCTGGAGGCGTACCCTATCGTGTTTGTCGAGGGTTACGGATACCGGGAAAATGGTGAACTGCCTTACATTGCATTGATTATTGGTATGTTGGTTTGTGCTGCATTCATCTGGTATTTTGAAGGCGATTATTTGAAAAGAGTGAGAAAGGCTGGTAAGTTGGTCCCAGAGGCGAGATTGTACCCAATGATCTATGCAGGGATCGTGTTCCCAATAGGGATTCTATGGTTCTGCTGGACAGGTTACTACCCAAAAAAGATCCATTGGATTTGTCCAACAATTGGTGGGTCCTTTATAGGTTTTGGCTTGATGGGTATTTTCCTGCCTTGCTTAAACTACATCATTGAATCCTATCTGCTAGTTGCCGCATCAGCTGTGGCGGCAAACACCTTTTTGAGATCGGCCTTCGGTGCCGCGTTCCCTCTATTTGCTGGCTACATGTTCCGCGGTATGGGTACTGGCTGGGCAGGATTACTGCTAGGTCTATTTGCCGCTGCAATGATTCCCgtccccttcttctttttgaagtacgGTGCAAGAATTAGATCACATTCTAAATTCGGGTTTAGCAATTAA